The Anguilla rostrata isolate EN2019 chromosome 1, ASM1855537v3, whole genome shotgun sequence nucleotide sequence CGTCACTGTGGCTCATCGGACAGCTGGTCAGTCGAGTGGCACTGCCTCCGTCACTGTTTGTCCGTACCTTTCCTGAGGAAGGGAGACTTGCTGCTGTCCATGATGTCCTGTGGCACCAGGGAGTAGTTGGACATGGCGTTGGTCTTCATGTTGCTAAACTGGCAGTGACTGGCCACCTTCTCCAGGACCTCCGGGCTCAGCTCTCGACCCAGGAACCGCGCCATCTTAAGCAAGGCTCCCTTCAGGTCCTGGTGGGAAAATGGCTGCGGTCACTCCTGTTGCAACAGTCATGGATTCTAagtatgttattattattatttcaagtCAATATGATCCACGGTTATACTGCTGGTATATAATCAGTGCGACTGATAGCGTACTTTTTgtccaaaaagaaacaaaaaaacaagcaaattgatctgtgaaaagaaacaaataaatgaaagaaatgaaatgaacatgAATTACTAAACTGCATTTGCTCTTAGgtaaattcaaaatggtggcGGCATAAGCTTCTTTGTATGTGACACAGACATACTGGCTGCTCTTACTTGTTTATTGTTGGTATGTGTGCTAGCTCTTAGTAAAACCGGCCAAAACAGTGTTGCCAACTTGTTCCCACGGAAACTAGCAAATGCAAGCGCAAAAAGTCGCTAGAAGCCGCTAAACGATGTCACATgctaatttacatatttatgatgTGTAATGATGTCATCGCCTACTAATTTGCATAAGAAAATGttgtgccccctggtggacaatCGGCTGCACTCTGCAGTCACTGACCAGCCACTGCCAGAAGAGCTGCAGAATGACAGCGAGCGCAGGAAAGACTGCTGACCCACCATGCAGTGCTGGCGACTGTTTTCCAAGGAAGCTTTCCAATGTCCCCTCAAACGTTGTGAGATTCGTCGTTaggctctttttaaaaaaatgtaatcaccaAATGGGCCTGGAAAGTCACTGAATATAGCAATAAAGTTGGCAACAGTTTGTTGTGGCGCTCTTGCCATAAAAGCGGTTGCTCACCTGCACCATTTCTTCATATGTCACATAGAGGATTCTGTCTTCAATATCTGTGTTTCTCCAGCTTTTCACGTGATCTGTCCACTTTCCGAACAATACTTTGCAATACAAACGCAAACAGAGCAACTATAttaaccaggaaaaaaacaccCGTTACCACAAATCGATGCACTTCTCCCCAACTCCCCCATACCTACTGCCCCCCTacccaacctccccccctcccccacgccagCCAACACCCATTCTCTGCCCTCTGCTCCTCACCTTCCTCTTCCTACCTTACCCTGTCCAGACAGAAATTTGTCCAGGAACTCGTCGAAGGTTCCGGGATCGTCAAGGAAGCTGGCCATCTTGTGGAAGTGGAAGGAAGAGACGGCGATGTCTTTGGGGTTCCGGGTGACGTAGATCACCTGAAGGGGAGGGACAGACGGGATGAGGAGTGAGCAACAGTCTTTAAACCGAACGCCGCctgtggcattcggtccgccggagaggcggattggtctcggttgTGCCGGCTGGTGGGgtgagcacacgcacctgggctgtgttAGCTAATCAGACCTGGTGCTTAaagctgtgctgctctccacagcttTAAGCACCTTGTTTCTGACGGGGAACAGTGAACTGAAAAGTAGGAAAGCAGTCCAGCTGCAGAGCGGGGAACTGAAATAGTtgtcgctctgttttactttcttttgtctttgttattttagtaaAACCAGAGTTTGGTAGCTATTTGCCAGAGCACAAACAATTTTTGCACACCAAGCCAATCCAAGTTTCCATCCTCACTGTGCATGACAGTACCTAACTAACTCTAATGAAATGAATATGCTATTGTGGTGAACCTATTGGATGGGACACCACTTTCTGAAATTTCCAGTATCCCTTCCAGacccaaacaaaacaatcctgccaagtacaaaactagcactgaaatcacatttgcccaATCAGAATCAAGACCCTTTTGAACGTAGAATTGCTGAACTTGTGCAAGGACATCGTCATCTTCATGATCGGAGATTTTTAAGTCAAAGAAATGTGCTCAAATCCTAATGCGAAATTTCCATTAAGGTAGGCGTCAGTTGTGCAATGCAACTTGAAAAAGTGTGTGACTAGTTTTTGGACCCCCCAGTGGTGTGGAGTGCCATAAAACGAAGAACGCGTAGTTGATATTGAATATACTGACAAAAGTGTTCACTAGTGATTCTTTTTCGATAAGTTGTTAggagtatactgcctactttcctctccccaacctcccccccgccccccacatgGCCCCTGTATGAATTTAGTTCTTCGTAAAGTAGAACCTGTAGTTCCAAAATTTAAGGCCGATAACAATTTATTGACAAAGCAAAAATAGTCTTCTTTACAGTATGAAGCCATACAGGGTAAAAGCAAGGCAGGTGGGTTACAACACAGTGCTTTACAGCCACCAAATTTATGTCCCTTTCCCAGAGCAAAAATGTACTAGTGAGGTGGCAGGTAGACTATCACACAGCCCTCATGGTACTTCCACTTCTTGGCAGGTCTATGCCTAATCAATACTCATGCATCCTGAGGCTGATTAACCAGGCGGTCTGTTTGCCGTCTTTTTGTTCTGATAAACCATCAACCACCGCCCCGcacgcccctgcccccgctTGATCAATTCATGTCTCCAGCAAGTCTGTTCTGGATCCAGTCAACATCCAGGCATGCAGAGGCAGATCAAAGCAGCCAGAAGCCCTCACTGCCCACAGACTGacacatataaaaataacagtagGAGCTCCAGAGCACCCAAAGAGGTCCTACCTTGGCCTTGGAGGTATAGAAAGAGGGGGGCATGAGGTGGTAGGGCAAGTGGGAGACCATGGCTCGAGGAGGGGGCCGGTCACCCAGCACCAGGGCAGCCCGGGTCTCCTCCAGCCAGGGCACTCGATCCCAGTTTGGGATGGTCCGCACCGAAGTCAGGTCCCCCCCGTTCAGGATTGGGGGCAGAATCTCCTGCATCCATGTCGTGCCTGCGCAGAGAGACCGTTGTCATAGCCATGGAAActcattaatgttttttatgtttatcaAATGGTCACTATCACTATTGGTATTATGACAATGGGATATTTATTATAAGTGTGATAGCAataatgatcatcatcatcaccatcatcttTATCCATACAGCATCTTTCATGTAGTTCAACAGCCCAAAGTTCATACATTGAgggaaaaaatctaatttattattattattattattagtagtagtagtagtcgtagtagtatTATCATCATTAAGAAATTCCTTTTTATGTTGTCATATTAAAACTTTCACAACTTGAGTTTTgactttgtttttattggcaggttatgttaaaaaataattccttaCATTTGTCCCCCCCTCATCTACAGGGATGTCAATGAATGGATATGCCATAattgaaac carries:
- the sult2st3 gene encoding sulfotransferase family 2, cytosolic sulfotransferase 3 isoform X7; translated protein: MQEILPPILNGGDLTSVRTIPNWDRVPWLEETRAALVLGDRPPPRAMVSHLPYHLMPPSFYTSKAKVIYVTRNPKDIAVSSFHFHKMASFLDDPGTFDEFLDKFLSGQVLFGKWTDHVKSWRNTDIEDRILYVTYEEMVQDLKGALLKMARFLGRELSPEVLEKVASHCQFSNMKTNAMSNYSLVPQDIMDSSKSPFLRKGTTGDWRNHFSPEQDARFSAVIKKEMEGAVFEFPWDDE
- the sult2st3 gene encoding sulfotransferase family 2, cytosolic sulfotransferase 3 isoform X2, with protein sequence MNTPKTASTSQLYPIPDRCTHWTSYAVAIPEQLMLTMETSGKYFIYHGLLMPNIAHSEESIKYAMAFEVQDEDVFAITYPKSGTTWMQEILPPILNGGDLTSVRTIPNWDRVPWLEETRAALVLGDRPPPRAMVSHLPYHLMPPSFYTSKAKVIYVTRNPKDIAVSSFHFHKMASFLDDPGTFDEFLDKFLSGQVLFGKWTDHVKSWRNTDIEDRILYVTYEEMVQSLTTNLTTFEGTLESFLGKQSPALHGGSAVFPALAVILQLFWQWLVSDCRVQPIVHQGAQHFLMQISRR
- the sult2st3 gene encoding sulfotransferase family 2, cytosolic sulfotransferase 3 isoform X3: MNTPKTASTSQLYPIPDRCTHWTSYAVAIPEQLMLTMETSGKYFIYHGLLMPNIAHSEESIKYAMAFEVQDEDVFAITYPKSGTTWMQEILPPILNGGDLTSVRTIPNWDRVPWLEETRAALVLGDRPPPRAMVSHLPYHLMPPSFYTSKAKVIYVTRNPKDIAVSSFHFHKMASFLDDPGTFDEFLDKFLSGQVLFGKWTDHVKSWRNTDIEDRILYVTYEEMVQEPLETGETTSVPNRTPGSLPSLKRRWRAPFLNSPGTMSDESRRSDFRNTWSTSSLTADCQR
- the sult2st3 gene encoding sulfotransferase family 2, cytosolic sulfotransferase 3 isoform X4, giving the protein MDEKYVHFNGYLLPKETHSAESLKYAAEFQVHDDDVFAVTYPKSGTTWMQEILPPILNGGDLTSVRTIPNWDRVPWLEETRAALVLGDRPPPRAMVSHLPYHLMPPSFYTSKAKVIYVTRNPKDIAVSSFHFHKMASFLDDPGTFDEFLDKFLSGQVLFGKWTDHVKSWRNTDIEDRILYVTYEEMVQDLKGALLKMARFLGRELSPEVLEKVASHCQFSNMKTNAMSNYSLVPQDIMDSSKSPFLRKGTTGDWRNHFSPEQDARFSAVIKKEMEGAVFEFPWDDE
- the sult2st3 gene encoding sulfotransferase family 2, cytosolic sulfotransferase 3 isoform X6; this encodes MNTPKTASTSQLYPIPDRCTHWTSYAVAIPEQLMLTMETSGKYFIYHGLLMPNIAHSEESIKYAMAFEVQDEDVFAITYPKSGTTWMQEILPPILNGGDLTSVRTIPNWDRVPWLEETRAALVLGDRPPPRAMVSHLPYHLMPPSFYTSKAKVIYVTRNPKDIAVSSFHFHKMASFLDDPGTFDEFLDKFLSGQVLFGKWTDHVKSWRNTDIEDRILYVTYEEMVQSLTTNLTTFEGTLESFLGKQSPALHGPEGSLA
- the sult2st3 gene encoding sulfotransferase family 2, cytosolic sulfotransferase 3 isoform X1, producing MNTPKTASTSQLYPIPDRCTHWTSYAVAIPEQLMLTMETSGKYFIYHGLLMPNIAHSEESIKYAMAFEVQDEDVFAITYPKSGTTWMQEILPPILNGGDLTSVRTIPNWDRVPWLEETRAALVLGDRPPPRAMVSHLPYHLMPPSFYTSKAKVIYVTRNPKDIAVSSFHFHKMASFLDDPGTFDEFLDKFLSGQVLFGKWTDHVKSWRNTDIEDRILYVTYEEMVQDLKGALLKMARFLGRELSPEVLEKVASHCQFSNMKTNAMSNYSLVPQDIMDSSKSPFLRKGTTGDWRNHFSPEQDARFSAVIKKEMEGAVFEFPWDDE
- the sult2st3 gene encoding sulfotransferase family 2, cytosolic sulfotransferase 3 isoform X5 gives rise to the protein MRMSLQSLIQSLVHDDDVFAVTYPKSGTTWMQEILPPILNGGDLTSVRTIPNWDRVPWLEETRAALVLGDRPPPRAMVSHLPYHLMPPSFYTSKAKVIYVTRNPKDIAVSSFHFHKMASFLDDPGTFDEFLDKFLSGQVLFGKWTDHVKSWRNTDIEDRILYVTYEEMVQDLKGALLKMARFLGRELSPEVLEKVASHCQFSNMKTNAMSNYSLVPQDIMDSSKSPFLRKGTTGDWRNHFSPEQDARFSAVIKKEMEGAVFEFPWDDE